A single Methanolobus sp. ZRKC5 DNA region contains:
- a CDS encoding 2,5-diamino-6-(ribosylamino)-4(3H)-pyrimidinone 5'-phosphate reductase gives MERPFIFINSAMSADGKISTKERKQVKISGNIDFNRMDQLRAGSDAIMVGIGTVLADDPSLTVKSPELQDKRIKAGLDENPVRIIVDSNARTPIDADIFTKGKGKRIIIVSESASLKKIAELKEKADIIVAGKKKVHLPEAMQKLREQGIKQLMVEGGATLNWGMISSGLVDEIYTFVGNLIIGGKNSPTFVDGVGFPEKELLKLELMDAEKIEDGILLKWKVLQK, from the coding sequence ATGGAACGTCCATTCATATTCATAAATTCAGCAATGTCTGCTGACGGTAAGATTTCTACAAAGGAAAGAAAACAGGTTAAAATATCCGGTAATATTGATTTTAACCGCATGGACCAACTACGCGCAGGGTCTGATGCCATCATGGTAGGTATTGGAACGGTACTTGCAGATGATCCAAGCCTGACTGTAAAATCTCCCGAACTTCAGGATAAAAGGATAAAAGCAGGCCTTGATGAGAATCCTGTGAGAATTATTGTAGATAGCAATGCCAGAACACCCATTGATGCGGATATTTTCACAAAGGGAAAAGGAAAGCGAATCATAATAGTTTCGGAATCAGCCTCTCTTAAAAAAATAGCTGAACTTAAAGAAAAAGCCGATATAATTGTAGCCGGAAAGAAGAAAGTACATCTTCCTGAAGCCATGCAAAAACTTAGGGAGCAAGGTATCAAACAGTTAATGGTAGAAGGTGGTGCAACACTTAACTGGGGAATGATTTCCAGTGGCCTTGTTGACGAGATATATACCTTCGTAGGAAACTTGATAATCGGAGGGAAAAACTCTCCTACTTTTGTTGACGGAGTGGGATTCCCGGAAAAAGAGCTTTTGAAACTTGAGCTAATGGATGCTGAAAAAATAGAAGACGGAATCTTGCTTAAGTGGAAAGTTCTTCAAAAATAA
- a CDS encoding thioredoxin family protein: protein MNKIILPAVAIIAVLFIVVGLVGDNKAAEDSAIITVTNIQQLNDALAEGPVLVEIGSDICPACIALKPIIADIANDYEGTATVMYINTKETGAIAASFNIYSIPDSFVIAERSDNGYIYMGVNGQTTTDRNRARFIGLTTKKTLKSVLDAAIEYRQ from the coding sequence ATGAATAAAATAATCCTGCCTGCAGTAGCGATCATCGCAGTACTTTTTATCGTTGTAGGACTCGTAGGAGACAATAAAGCTGCAGAAGATAGTGCAATTATTACTGTAACCAATATCCAACAATTGAACGATGCACTCGCTGAAGGCCCGGTTCTGGTAGAAATTGGTTCGGACATCTGCCCCGCATGTATTGCATTGAAACCCATTATTGCAGACATCGCAAATGACTATGAAGGCACAGCTACCGTTATGTATATAAATACAAAAGAAACCGGAGCTATTGCAGCTAGTTTCAATATATACTCCATTCCTGACTCGTTTGTCATCGCTGAAAGAAGTGATAACGGTTACATCTACATGGGAGTAAACGGACAGACAACTACAGATAGAAATAGAGCAAGATTTATAGGCCTGACCACCAAGAAAACACTAAAAAGTGTACTTGATGCAGCAATCGAATACAGGCAGTAA
- a CDS encoding cytochrome c biogenesis CcdA family protein has translation MLEATSLTPIAAFFAGIVSVLSPCVLPLLPIVLAYSTGESKLRPLAIIAGLTISFTTMGIAASAFGEYLLPHLNELRILAELIIIFMGLSMLMEKDTLAFLSQYTGKIHAEGKGLFGGLAIGISLGIVWIPCVGPILASILTLVALESDVLYGITLLFTYSMGFAVPMTIIAYSAKLSGNMLGKLSEYDIELKKVAGIILIVVGLWMVYTNHIVGYV, from the coding sequence ATGCTGGAAGCTACTTCACTCACACCTATCGCCGCTTTTTTTGCAGGAATCGTGAGTGTGCTCTCACCATGTGTGCTTCCATTACTTCCGATCGTTCTCGCTTACTCTACAGGAGAAAGCAAGCTTAGGCCCCTTGCAATCATCGCAGGGCTTACAATATCATTCACGACCATGGGCATTGCTGCTTCTGCCTTTGGAGAATACTTATTGCCCCATCTCAATGAGCTCAGAATACTGGCCGAACTCATAATAATCTTCATGGGACTTTCAATGCTAATGGAAAAGGACACGCTCGCGTTCCTTTCACAATACACCGGAAAGATCCACGCTGAAGGAAAAGGACTGTTTGGCGGGCTTGCAATAGGTATTTCTCTTGGAATTGTATGGATCCCATGTGTAGGACCGATCCTTGCTTCCATACTCACATTAGTCGCGCTTGAAAGTGATGTATTATACGGCATTACCCTTCTTTTCACATATTCCATGGGCTTTGCTGTCCCAATGACCATCATTGCTTATTCAGCAAAACTGTCCGGTAACATGCTTGGCAAACTATCAGAATATGACATTGAACTTAAAAAAGTGGCAGGAATAATACTAATAGTTGTTGGACTATGGATGGTCTACACTAACCACATTGTTGGCTACGTATGA
- a CDS encoding precorrin-8X methylmutase, whose amino-acid sequence MTTESKKTDTSIEELVEMTTEIDPELVGICTDLGSQTDEAKAIYMTSRNIAKKLVGDDTIEDKVRQRCVTSTGDPAVADLMRFVNDPIKAGVEAIKKGAPILVDINMVKAGITKRGHNCEIICVLDKDEDAELARKHGITRTAAGFLKCKDILEGSIVAIGNAPSAAFAVCRMIEHGIKPAIVVGTPVGFVNAAESKEVVRGAAVPSITCVGTRGGTPMAVACVNELVAIANDDECVID is encoded by the coding sequence ATGACTACTGAATCCAAAAAGACAGACACAAGTATCGAAGAACTTGTGGAGATGACCACCGAGATCGATCCTGAGCTTGTTGGTATCTGTACCGACCTTGGGTCACAAACCGATGAGGCAAAGGCAATTTACATGACCAGTCGTAATATTGCTAAAAAACTCGTTGGCGATGATACCATTGAGGATAAGGTAAGACAGAGATGTGTTACCTCAACAGGTGACCCTGCGGTTGCAGACCTCATGCGTTTTGTAAATGATCCTATCAAAGCAGGCGTGGAAGCTATAAAAAAAGGTGCTCCTATTCTTGTTGATATCAATATGGTCAAGGCAGGTATCACCAAGAGAGGTCATAACTGTGAGATTATATGTGTACTCGACAAGGATGAGGATGCAGAACTTGCACGCAAGCATGGAATTACAAGAACCGCAGCAGGTTTCCTGAAATGCAAAGACATACTGGAAGGTTCAATTGTGGCTATTGGTAATGCACCATCAGCTGCTTTTGCAGTTTGCAGGATGATCGAGCATGGCATCAAACCGGCAATTGTTGTTGGTACTCCTGTAGGATTCGTCAATGCAGCAGAGTCAAAAGAAGTTGTCAGAGGTGCAGCGGTACCTTCCATCACATGTGTTGGAACACGTGGCGGAACTCCAATGGCAGTTGCATGTGTCAATGAACTTGTAGCAATAGCAAATGATGATGAATGTGTCATTGACTGA
- the cobJ gene encoding precorrin-3B C(17)-methyltransferase has product MVGSQSQSQSEAKGKLYIIGIGPGSVEQLTVKARDVILTSDYIVGNGTYLDQMASLLDKQEIVRSAMGKEVDRSRKAVELAQENVVSMISGGDANIYGMAGLVLEVAEHAGLNVEIEVLPGVTAITAAASVLGAPIVNDMCTVSLSDLLTPWGVIEKRLDAAASADFVMSLYNPKSRQRKSNFSKAIEIIRRHKDDSVPVGLVKNALRDKDQDYIVTTLGEVMEHNDWVDMSTTILITTNDSRIWESEYGKRIITPRGYHRKYDY; this is encoded by the coding sequence ATGGTAGGGTCACAATCGCAATCGCAGAGTGAAGCAAAAGGAAAGCTTTACATTATTGGTATAGGTCCGGGTTCAGTCGAACAGCTAACCGTTAAGGCAAGAGATGTTATCCTTACTTCAGATTACATCGTCGGAAACGGTACCTATCTCGACCAGATGGCAAGTCTGCTGGACAAACAGGAGATCGTTCGCAGTGCCATGGGTAAGGAAGTTGACCGTTCACGCAAGGCAGTGGAACTTGCACAGGAGAACGTTGTTTCCATGATAAGCGGTGGAGATGCAAACATTTACGGCATGGCAGGTCTTGTCCTTGAAGTGGCAGAACATGCAGGTCTGAATGTTGAGATAGAGGTACTCCCAGGTGTCACAGCTATTACGGCAGCAGCAAGTGTGCTTGGTGCACCTATCGTTAATGACATGTGTACCGTAAGTCTCAGTGATCTTCTGACTCCATGGGGAGTAATTGAGAAAAGACTTGATGCAGCAGCATCTGCAGACTTTGTTATGTCACTGTACAACCCCAAGAGCCGTCAGCGCAAATCCAATTTCTCAAAGGCTATCGAGATTATCAGGCGTCACAAGGATGATTCAGTCCCTGTTGGTCTTGTGAAGAATGCCCTGAGGGACAAGGATCAGGACTACATAGTCACCACCCTTGGCGAGGTCATGGAGCACAATGACTGGGTGGACATGAGCACTACCATTCTTATCACTACCAATGATTCCCGCATATGGGAGTCCGAATATGGCAAGAGGATAATTACACCAAGGGGGTATCATAGGAAATATGACTACTGA
- a CDS encoding cobalamin biosynthesis protein yields MIIGIGARRGINSQEAIDAINNALAEAGRSIDDVHALASAKLKENEAGLHEAAEILGIGITFIDHDELNTYDAPSASQAKRFGLRGVAEPAALALSDKKELILRKKVYGRVTIAIAE; encoded by the coding sequence ATGATCATAGGTATCGGAGCCCGAAGGGGCATCAACAGCCAGGAAGCAATCGATGCTATCAATAATGCACTTGCTGAAGCAGGTAGAAGTATCGATGACGTGCATGCTCTGGCATCTGCTAAATTAAAAGAGAACGAAGCGGGTCTCCATGAGGCAGCAGAAATTCTTGGAATTGGAATTACTTTCATTGATCACGATGAATTGAATACTTATGATGCGCCGTCAGCTTCGCAGGCAAAACGCTTCGGGCTTAGAGGTGTGGCAGAGCCTGCTGCACTGGCGTTGTCGGATAAAAAAGAATTGATACTAAGGAAGAAAGTATATGGTAGGGTCACAATCGCAATCGCAGAGTGA
- a CDS encoding cobalamin biosynthesis protein CbiG — protein sequence MYDKSVFKKAFEQYDAIVAVFATGIVVREIAPLIEDKWKDPAVIVVDSNMNFAIPLLGGHHGGNEIVRKIAEIGPVPVVTTATEVHHRNSVEGIAKSLGCDIVNKPSTVQVNCALLDEDVEVLEIKGPKIVIVGDDVSVLKKEKAENA from the coding sequence ATGTACGATAAAAGCGTCTTCAAAAAGGCCTTCGAGCAGTATGATGCCATCGTGGCAGTATTCGCCACGGGCATTGTTGTGCGTGAGATTGCGCCACTTATTGAAGATAAATGGAAAGATCCTGCAGTTATTGTAGTGGATTCGAATATGAATTTCGCAATTCCCCTGCTTGGTGGTCATCATGGAGGCAATGAGATCGTCAGGAAGATAGCTGAAATTGGTCCTGTTCCGGTTGTCACAACAGCCACGGAAGTCCATCATAGAAATTCTGTTGAGGGCATTGCCAAATCCCTTGGTTGTGACATTGTCAACAAACCTTCCACTGTGCAGGTGAACTGTGCTTTGCTTGATGAGGATGTTGAGGTCCTTGAAATAAAGGGTCCTAAAATAGTCATTGTCGGGGACGATGTTTCGGTCCTGAAAAAAGAAAAGGCAGAAAACGCATGA
- the cobM gene encoding precorrin-4 C(11)-methyltransferase, translated as MTNKKVYFVGSGPGNAKYITVMGKELLEGADLVIYAGSLVNPEVLNYSKGEKIDSYGLTLDETNKLIVDNLEAGKKVVRLHSGDPSLYGSIVEQIEELKKFDVVVEIIPGVSSVFATAAALQTQLTLNEVSETLIITRPAGKTLEKDQIKELSRHNATMAVFLGTQKIEQIMEKVEYAPDTPVAVVFHASWPDQKIIKGTVADIAGKVKEAGIIRSAMILIGGVVDPVDYGNYGRSYLYGVAQEPLS; from the coding sequence ATGACAAACAAGAAAGTCTATTTTGTAGGGTCAGGCCCGGGAAATGCGAAATATATAACCGTAATGGGCAAAGAGCTTCTTGAAGGAGCGGACCTTGTAATATATGCAGGTTCCCTTGTGAACCCTGAAGTGCTCAATTACTCAAAAGGGGAAAAGATCGACAGTTACGGACTTACCCTTGATGAAACTAACAAGCTTATTGTTGATAATCTTGAAGCAGGCAAGAAAGTTGTAAGGCTACACAGCGGTGATCCTTCACTCTATGGTTCCATCGTTGAGCAGATCGAGGAACTTAAGAAATTCGATGTAGTGGTTGAGATCATACCTGGTGTTTCTTCAGTATTTGCAACTGCAGCTGCATTGCAGACACAACTTACCTTAAATGAAGTTTCAGAAACCCTTATTATTACACGCCCTGCTGGCAAGACCCTTGAAAAGGATCAGATAAAGGAACTCTCAAGGCACAACGCAACCATGGCTGTTTTCCTGGGAACCCAGAAGATCGAGCAGATCATGGAAAAGGTGGAATATGCACCTGACACCCCGGTTGCAGTGGTTTTCCATGCATCATGGCCAGACCAGAAGATCATAAAAGGCACTGTGGCAGATATCGCCGGAAAGGTCAAGGAAGCAGGCATTATACGCTCTGCGATGATCCTTATTGGTGGAGTTGTTGATCCTGTGGACTATGGAAATTACGGGAGGTCTTACTTATACGGAGTGGCACAAGAACCGCTATCATAA
- a CDS encoding cobalt-factor II C(20)-methyltransferase translates to MLIGVGLGPGDPELLTLKAVESLKNAYKVYVPGPMAANLVAPYAESEILEFPMLTDYDVLNAIWKKNADMLAEESKDNLVVFGLIGDPNFFSTFTHLKRVMKKFYPDVETATIPGISSITSFAAQTGAEVDSSFEVSDGSDSKYKIRLKASKPLEIIDTFEKEGFNKFTFCERLFSDKEVIITEREKIPEKGNYFSIIFAEKE, encoded by the coding sequence ATGCTTATTGGAGTTGGACTTGGTCCGGGAGATCCGGAGCTTCTTACATTGAAAGCTGTTGAAAGCCTGAAAAATGCATATAAGGTATACGTTCCCGGTCCCATGGCTGCGAATCTGGTAGCTCCTTATGCAGAATCAGAGATTCTTGAATTCCCCATGTTGACAGATTATGATGTGCTAAATGCCATCTGGAAAAAGAATGCTGACATGCTTGCTGAAGAATCAAAGGACAATCTTGTTGTTTTTGGTCTCATCGGTGATCCTAACTTTTTCTCAACATTCACTCACTTAAAACGTGTTATGAAAAAATTCTATCCTGATGTGGAAACAGCAACTATTCCAGGTATCAGCTCGATCACTTCCTTTGCTGCGCAGACAGGTGCAGAAGTGGATTCATCCTTTGAGGTCAGTGATGGTTCAGACAGTAAATACAAGATCAGGTTGAAGGCAAGTAAGCCGCTTGAAATAATCGATACATTTGAAAAGGAAGGTTTTAACAAATTCACTTTCTGTGAACGCCTTTTCAGTGATAAGGAAGTCATTATTACAGAAAGAGAGAAGATTCCTGAAAAGGGCAACTATTTCAGTATAATCTTCGCAGAGAAAGAATAG